A stretch of the Streptomyces sp. NBC_01264 genome encodes the following:
- a CDS encoding quinone oxidoreductase family protein — MLAIRFDRFGGPEVLMAVDVPAPVPGPGEVLITVEAAGVNFADTFQVDGSYLSPGLLPHIPGSEVVGRTEDGRRVLAKVTHGYAEQVVAPESALVEIPEELDASRALALLMQGVTAWHLLRSAAWLRPGESVVVHSAAGGVGSLAVQLAREFGAGRVLAQASTPEKERIALDLGADEVARYPLALRADVILDAAGGSLFDHALGSLADFGRLVTYGNASRTAFAALDPARLSRLNAAVVGFWLRPTLARPGALREPLEELFALTLQGRLRPVTGADYPLAEARTAHTDLRERRTTGKVVLRP; from the coding sequence ATGCTCGCTATACGGTTCGACCGGTTCGGCGGTCCCGAGGTGCTCATGGCCGTCGATGTGCCCGCCCCGGTTCCCGGGCCCGGCGAGGTGCTGATCACCGTGGAGGCGGCCGGCGTCAACTTCGCCGACACGTTCCAGGTGGACGGGTCCTACCTCTCCCCCGGCCTGCTGCCCCACATCCCCGGCAGCGAGGTCGTCGGCCGGACCGAGGACGGACGCCGGGTCCTCGCCAAGGTCACCCACGGGTACGCGGAACAGGTGGTCGCCCCGGAGTCGGCCCTGGTGGAGATCCCCGAGGAACTGGACGCCTCCCGGGCTCTCGCCCTGCTGATGCAGGGGGTCACCGCCTGGCACCTGCTGCGCTCCGCCGCCTGGTTGCGACCCGGTGAGAGCGTCGTCGTGCACTCCGCCGCGGGCGGCGTGGGCAGCCTCGCGGTCCAGTTGGCCCGGGAGTTCGGGGCGGGCCGCGTCCTGGCGCAGGCGTCCACGCCGGAGAAGGAGCGGATCGCCTTGGATCTGGGCGCCGACGAGGTCGCCCGGTATCCGCTGGCGCTGCGTGCGGACGTGATCCTGGACGCGGCCGGCGGCAGCCTCTTCGACCACGCGCTCGGCTCCCTCGCCGACTTCGGCCGACTCGTCACCTACGGCAACGCGTCCCGTACCGCGTTCGCCGCGCTCGACCCGGCACGGCTGAGCCGGCTCAACGCCGCCGTCGTCGGCTTCTGGCTGCGGCCCACGCTGGCTCGTCCGGGGGCCCTGCGCGAGCCGTTGGAGGAGCTCTTCGCGCTCACCCTCCAGGGGCGGCTGCGTCCGGTGACCGGCGCCGACTACCCGCTCGCCGAGGCCCGTACGGCCCACACCGACCTGCGGGAGCGCCGTACGACGGGCAAGGTCGTGCTCCGGCCCTGA